The Trichosurus vulpecula isolate mTriVul1 chromosome 9, mTriVul1.pri, whole genome shotgun sequence region CATCGGCATCATTGCCTTCTTTGCCTGCATCTTCTTCCTCGTCCTTGACCTCAACTTCCAGGAGATCAGCAGCGTCAAGGACCGGCGGCGGGCAGTGCTCCTGGACCTGGCCTTCTCAGGTGGGAGACAGGATTCACTAGGGACTTCTTCTTGAATAGGGCACCAAAGGAATATAAGGGAGTCTTGGGGTTCAGGAGTCAAGGTGGGATTTTTGGATCATGGAAATCAAGGTGGGGACTTGGAAGGCATCAGGATAAACACTCTGGAGTTGTGTAgtcagagtgaggatttgaattGGGCATTTGAGATGGCAGTTTTGGGTTGGGGTGTGTGTCAAGATGGAGGTCTTGGAGGTCAGATTGGGGGATTTGAGGACTTCCGAGGAGTAGGCATTTAAGTTTGGAACTCAGGGTGGAGGGCTTGGGGTCATTGTGGGAACTGAGGTATCTGGGGAATGTTTTGGAAGGGTTGGGGATTTGGAGTGGTCACAGTAGTGGGGGGGACAGAGACTGGGGGACATGgcggggaaaggaaaagggattgTTCATGGAGGAAGCAGCTTTATCAGCCTCCCCATGTGAATTATTCTCCACTTTGGCTTCAGGGCTCTGGTCCTTCCTGTGGTTTGTATGTTTCTGTTTCCTGGCAAACCAATGGCAGCAGACCAAGAAGAGTGAGGAAATAAACCAGGGGGCAGATGCAGCCCGGGCAGgcattgctttctctttcttttctatcatcACCTGGGTGAGTATGGGACCAGTATCCCCCAGCCTTCCATCACTAAGAAGCCAAAGCTTATCTTGTCCCTTTGTGTGGTGCCGGAGATAGGGCCTAGGGCTCTGGGATGGGGATAGGGGCTTAGGAACTTCCTGCAGTCCACCAGGAAAGCCACCCAGCTTACCCCATAGGGACCAGTGAGTCACAACTGCCTCGCCACCATCTCTTCCTATCCTCTCCATCTGTTTCTTGGTttcttctctggctgtctctcacAGTTTCCAGATCTTAGAGAGCACCTAGTctaacccattttatagatggagaaatcaaggtgggggggtggggggaagatttacctaaggccaaaaaaaaacaaaacccagaaccAGGACTAAATCTCAGATGTCTTGACTACTACCCATCAAACAATTCTTTCCACTAAACACTGCCCAAtttctatcttttgctttctctacctctttttgttttggtatctagtctctctccatctctcatgGTCTCcgtctctctatttttctcttatcATTATAGCTATTTCTTACCTGACAGCTGTTTCCTTTTGCTGTTCTGGGTTTCCTGAAGGAGCTGACCCCCTTCCTTGGAATCCTTTGTGGCCCATTTGGGGgtgctggctgctgctgctgttccatTAACCATCCTCATTCTGGACCTCCCCCACAGGTGGCCCTCATGGTGAAGGCACTGCAGAGATACCGTCTGGGTACTGATATGTCACTCTTTGCCACGGACCAGCTTAGTGCAGCCCCTGGCACCAGCTACCCTGGATACCCAGCAGGCAGTGGCGTCGAGGGCACTGAGACCTACCAGAGCCCCCCCTTCACCGAGACGCTAGACACCAGCCCCAAGGGCTACCAGGTGCCAGCCTATTAGTAGAGCTGTCCACCCTGTGCCAGGGCC contains the following coding sequences:
- the SYNGR3 gene encoding synaptogyrin-3, which produces MEGASFGAGRAGAALDPISFIKRPQTILRITAWVFSIVVFGSIVNEGYVNSESTPELHCIYNKNEGACNYGIAIGIIAFFACIFFLVLDLNFQEISSVKDRRRAVLLDLAFSGLWSFLWFVCFCFLANQWQQTKKSEEINQGADAARAGIAFSFFSIITWVALMVKALQRYRLGTDMSLFATDQLSAAPGTSYPGYPAGSGVEGTETYQSPPFTETLDTSPKGYQVPAY